The Alnus glutinosa chromosome 8, dhAlnGlut1.1, whole genome shotgun sequence DNA segment CCAATATGGTCTGTACCAATGTTGGTTACTTGGACAAAAAAGTTTTAGCTGTTATATTTGCTGCTCTCTACCATGATATGCTGAAACGCTTTCTAAATTCATAGTTTTTTCCCAATCTCAGGGAGGAGCATTTTGTGCTCTGGTGGATGCTATCTTCTAATAAGTATCACTTTGATTTCTGGACCagtttaaagtaaaaaaaaaaaaaaaaaaaccctcaaaggCTACTATAGCAACTTACTGTTATGATACAGAATTGGGTACTCTCCAGTTGTTTGTGCATAAGTGGGCCTCTTTTAAATGGCTTGACAACCCCGGACCTTTGACCAATATATAATTGTATAAGATGGAGTTGACTTTTACTTCATACATTTCTAGCTATGGACACTTTACAAAgacaattattttgtttggtttattCTAGTTTTATGCCTTAATAAACATTGTTGAGGAAGAATTTTTGTGTTATTCGCTAAACTCACTTGCCGCTCAATTGGCACTAATAGTAGGTCTTCTGATAACTTCAGATTTTATGCCTGCTTTTTCCAGGACGAAGTTaaggcttttctttttttgaatgctTAAACAAGCTAAATTTTGTATACCATGCTTTAACTGTTTTCTGTGTTCTCTTGAGCATGAGCATAGATGTTTTCAACACATACACACGttcacatgtatatatatgttttttgtattttaaagcTTCTAATTGATTCAACATATATAGAGCTTACAGGTATCAAGAATTTTAACCTGTACACTTACAAGGAATTGCGGGATGCCACTAATGATTTTAGTCCAGCGAGTAAAATTGGGGAGGGAGGTTTTGGTTCTGTCTATAAGGTGATTGCATACTGTATATGATTTCATCCATATTCTGTAAGGAATACTGGTCATCACCACTTTATTATGTTAAAAATGTGGTTCTGATTTTTGCTTCTAATGACTTATTTCCTCTTCAAAAATTCTTGTAATTGAACAGGGAAGACTCAAAAATGGCAGTCTGGCTGCTATAAAGGTATTGTCAGCTGACTCAAGGCAAGGGTTGCGGGAGTTTTTGACGGAAATAAAGGTGATCACGGAAGTAGAGCATGAAAACCTGGTTAAGTTGTATGGTTGCTGTGTGGAAGGAACCCATAGGATTTTGGTATATGGCTATCTCGAGAACAATAGCCTTGCGCAAACGCTTCTTGGtaattcaattgtttattcttcATTTGAAGCCATTAGGCCAGGTAATGACTCAGTCTCCTTTTCTACTTTTTTAGGTGGAGGCCACAGTAGCATCCAGTTCAGTTGGGAAACACGGCGTAAAATTTGCGTTGGTGTTGCACAGGGACTTGCATTCCTTCATGAAGAGATCAGCCCACATATTATTCACAGGGACATCAAAGCAAGCAATATTCTTCTTGATAAAGACTTGACACccaaaatttcagattttggtCTTGCAAAGTTCATTGCCCCTAACCTGACCCATATTAGCACGCGTGTTGCTGGAACAGCGTAAGTTTGTAAATTTGAGTTGTAACCTTTTCAATTGTGTATAATTGTCAGTATGATATTCGGCAAAGGTAATTATGATTGTTGGCTGCTCAATGGATTGTAAAACTTAAGACATTGTTTTGGATTGTTATCCTATAATAAGGGCTTGTGTAGACTGTAAGTAGTACCTTGTGCCATCATTAGGAGTTGATCGGCGGTCTTGaccaattgatttttttttatttattggagatCTGATATTTCCAGTCAATCAGACTATACTGCCTCAAGAATCTGAGAGTTCTTGTTTAATGGATTAGATGTTtactgtgtttttcttttttgtctgtCCCCAAAAATCAattcttttggttttattttatatatataatgttccAATTGATTTTCTTAGTTAGTTATTCAATAAATTGAAATCACTCTGAACTTTCAAGCCAAACAGGCCCTAACTGAATATTAACATTGCTATGCCAAAACCTTCCTATAAGATATTGTTGGCCTAAAAGGGTTTTAAGTGTATagccctaaaaaaagaaagtgtatAGCCCTCAAAAAACTTGTAATTAGTGTCAATGTGGCAAGTTCTTCCTTCTTGAGcttctcatttcattttttgcaatatttattgattttctttAGATTATTTTCGTATGTTCAAGTGTCCTTGTTTGGTTTGTGTAGAGGTTATCTGGCACCTGAATATGCACTACGAGGTCAAGTGACAAGGAAAGCAGATATTTATAGTTTTGGTATTCTGCTCTTAGAAATTGTAAGTGGGAGGAGCAACACAAACAGGCGGTTACCTGTTGAAGATCAATATCTTCTTGAAAGGGTAAGGACTttatagttcttttttttttttataatttgttttcaATATGAAGAAGGATTGAAGGATAAAGTGATAGCCTTAACTTGCtaagtatttaaaaagaaaacagtcTCCTGCACGAGTTCAATACATACAAGCATGGCTTCTGAATAAAGTTATCATGTGACACCTCTAATAGGAGTGAAGAATGAGGACCCACTCCATACAAGCATGGCTTCTAAATAAAGTTATAATGTGACACCTCTAATAGGAGAGAGGAATGAGGATCAGTCCATCAACTTTAGCTGTGGATTTTTAAAGAATGAACTTGTTCTCTGGTATGGTCTGAGATGTCTTAAGTACTTCTGGTTTAGCTATATGTTGTTTTACCGAGGTATAGAAGTCCTAGATGTAGGTGTTATATAAGCTTTTCATTAGAGTAAGTTCAAAGGGGTTGAAACCACTCCATATCCTTTCTTGTCACTGTAAAAgctttttcaaaactaaaattgCTACTTTAGAGTTCTCTATAAGACCCGTGTTTCTGACTACTtcagttgtctttttgttgtcGACGACTCAATCAAGCTTCCCTGTGTGCTGCTTTTAGCAGAAAGCACACAGTGCTAATTTTAAGGTTCATCACTTTATTTACTCCCTTTAGGGTTGTTGTTTTAATCTCAGACTAAGATattgaatatctttttctgcatattagttttgattaattatttaaacCTTTGGAACATAATTTCCTTGAACACCACCCTATAATCTCCATTTTGATGGACCAGGTTTTCTTTCTTAAGATCTGGAATCTTTACCATCAGCTGTCTGGAAAGCCACATTCTTGTTCTTTACTGCTAAACTTCCTGCGTGTTTTGGAGTTTTTATCCTTCACTTTTGAAACCAACTGCTGTAGTTAAGTGATTCTCATCTCTTTGGTTATCTCtatttatatatgtaatttCCTGTTTCTTCAGCCATCCAAATGATTGTATTGGTCTTTAAGAGAATGAATCAGGAAGGGCAATTTTGTTGCTAAGTGAGGAAGGCAACTAACTAATGATTTAATTGGTTTCATATCTTCCAAGTCCTAGTTGAAAGcattgttttgattaattaaatggaaacataatcacaaatcaaatatggtttgattttattGATTTGAAATTAATAACTCTTTGGAAGTATTATTGTAAATCAAAAACATTGCAACTCTAGTTTCCTGAAAGCAGGCTGTGCCTTTTACTAGGAATCTCAAGGTTTTCAAGAAACATTGCCCAAACAAATTgcataataattttcttctctcCATTCAAATGGCATATTGAATTGTTATGGCTGTACAAAGAATTAAGTCATTTCTTCATTTTGATTATCTCCAGTAAAGCTAGAATTCTGACGAACTTGTTAAAGAGAGACTTGCAGGCGTGGGTACTGCATGAGAAGggagaactgctgagattggtGGACACATCATTGAATGAGAACTTCGATGTTGAGGAGGCTACCAGATTCCTAAAGATTAGTCTTCTTTGCACTCAAGACATGCCAAAGCTCCGACCATCCATGTCCACTGTTGTCAGTATGCTACTGGGTGAAATACATGTAGATGACAAGGAGATATCAAAACCAGGCCTGCTTTCTGAGTTACCGAATACAAATGATGATGGTAGAGGCCAGAAAACATCTTACGCATCATCTTCAGGGTTAGGAAAGCTGGATAATTCGTCTTCATCAGAAAACATGACCACCTCATTTGGTACCATGACcttcaattcaatttatgaCCGAAGCAATTAAGTAGGTGTTGTTTAGCTTGTTTTGACAGCGGTTCCAGGGTTCTCTTCTTGATCTCTTTTGaccaaaaatcatttaaatttattttgttttcaaaagcatataaaaaaaaaaaaaaaatactttcgaAGTGCTTTTTTTCCAAACAACACCTCAATTTCTTTTCTGTGGAACTGTCAATGGGGGTTGGTTATTCAACTTATTCTTTTTGTAATCAATTAGATTTAGTTTTTAGAATGCATATTAACACTGAGAAGAGCAGTTTGTAGAAATGGCTTGCAACCTAAATATTCATAAACTTTGAACATTTTTGCACTTAAATATTCTAGAAAACATCCTCACCTTCATGTACACAAAGGAATCTCAATTTAGTGCGTTGGGGAAAAAGATTCCCGTTTGATACATCAGCATTCAAGTACTAGTGTTGGGCATGATCCcttataatatacatatatatgtgtaaAAAGATGATACATTATTTTGACTACCTTAgccaaaaatgagaaaaagaatggaaaaagaaaagaactgaAACTGCGAAGTTTATCTAGCTTCTGGTTTTGTAACATCTGAACCATAAAATGAAAAAGCAAAGTACTCTGTACCCAATGATGAAGCCCAAAATAACGGCTAAATTGCTCCACTTCTGTGACTCTTTCAGATCTTGCTGTCTTAGGAACAAATTTGCACTCAAAGTGCATTGTCCTTCCACAAATGTCAAGCACCTGGTCCTCCCTTGCTCTCCCCCAtattcatttatcaaaaaacaCTCAAATGGGTACTTGAACAAGCTCAAGTAATGCATGAAAATCCAGTAACTGGGTATGTTTTCCTTTGATATGAAATACccagaaaagagaaagaaagagccCATTAATCCTGCAATCACTGAGGTACCCATGATGAAGTTTGGCACTAGAGCACTGAAACATGCTACAAAAGAATTGGACATCAATAGAACCATCCAAACCACCAGAGAAAAGTAAAGAAATCCATCGATTTCCTTCCTTAAACCAACCAGCCAATAAACTGGGGTTGTATACAGAAGACCAACCATTAAAAGGAAAGGAATAAAGACGAGGGTGTTTGCCATAACATAAGAAGATACTCTGTAAGCTCCTCTTGAAGTCTCATTCATCAAAATTCTTCTCTCCTGCAAGAAAATTGGTAGGCCTTCTGTTGTGGAAGACAGCAAGAAAGTGAGGCTGAAGGCAAAAAACCCAATTCGAGTTTGTAAGGCAACTTTCCCTTGCTCATTCCCAACATTCAGGAATATGGTTCCTAGTACAAATCCTGCTATCAAGGCTTGTATGACTCTTGTGGCAAATAGTTGCTTGGTTCTGAAAATGTTGCTGCAAAATCGTCTCCCTAGTATTAAAATCTCCTCAAATCTAGAATTTGCAAAGAAGAGAAGCTTCTCTTTTCCATTGTTGGAGTGTTCACTATTTTCTTCACTATTTTCTGGAATTTGAATGACCAAGCTTTCTATGACATCAATGGCGAATTCAAGCACATTAACATGGGGAGGAATGCCATGGCCAGCCAGCATAAGCCTCTCTTCCAGAAGGCTCAATGATCCATTATGCATGACAAATCCATTTGAAAGTAAAACAATGCGATCAAACAGCTCGAGGATTCGAAAACTGGGTTGGTGAATGGTTAAAATAATTGTCTTACCTTGATTTACTACCATTGATCTGAGCAATGACACCACAAGAAAAGCTGAGGCTGAATCCAATCCAGAAGTTGGTTCGTCAATCAAAAGAACAGCCGGGTCATGAACCAAATCAACTCCGATGGAAACTCTACGCCTTTCGCCGCCTGAAATCCCACAATTTGATCCTCCTCCACTGATCATCGTGCTTGCAACATGCTCCAACCCAAGCTCCTTCATTAGATCTTTTACTTTAATGGCAGCCTCTTTTCTCCCACCCCTTAGCCTTAGCAGAGCACTATACATGAGGGTTTCTTGTACTGTAAGTAACGGAAACAAAGCATCTTCTTGGCTGACATATCCTGATATTCTCCTGAAGAGGTTGACGTCGATAGGCCAATCATTCACCAACACCTGCCCTGACACTTTCCTCTGTGATGATATCATTCCTGCTAGAGCCTCCAGCAGTGTGGTTTTTCCAGCTCCACTGGGTCCAGCAATGGCTGTGATCTCCCCAGGCCTTGCTTCACAGCTTACATGCTTCAAAATGAATTTAGGAGCTCTCTTTGGAGTTCCACATAATTTGTAGGACAGATTTTTGGTTTCTATTCTATATGGAACTCTCCGGCCACCGGAAACCGGCCCCTTCACTGGCAGTTCCATTTGACAGACAGAGAGTGAAAATGTGATGTGTTAAGATTGAATATGTAAAGAAGAGGAGGAGATGAGCTAACACACCAAACTAGGTGTTGCAAACGTGCAAGTTAAAAAGGTTGAGACGCCAATATAGATATTTTTGACATGCATGCATGGGCATAGACAGCCCTTGGGCATGTGcttgatttcatttttctttccaaatggGACTTTTGGTGGGCTTTGGAAAGCTTGGTGTGTGCTTCAAGAAAGCTAAAAAAGAGGAAGCTTTTCCAGGTGAACCTAATATTGACTGAGCAGGGTTGGTGTTGGTTGCCTCACCACCTTCCCACCCTAATTCACAGCTCAGCAGTTAAGTAGGTTGGAAACTGCTAAGATGACATGTGTAGGTACGTAGGTAGGAAGGGATTTGCCTTAATTACTCGCACTAATTACTTTCTAaattaaacacaaaaataattggGGAACTGTACAACTCTTAGCACAATTTTAACGGTCCTTATTTTATACAAATGACTATCACATGGTAGTTGATGTTTTTGGGATGGACATGATAAATACCACATGAATTGTTATGACAGTCTGTAAACATAGTAAGT contains these protein-coding regions:
- the LOC133875066 gene encoding cold-responsive protein kinase 1-like isoform X5, coding for MTCFPFCFRKKGTSSDKQTIEDDEGIKNFNLYTYKELRDATNDFSPASKIGEGGFGSVYKGRLKNGSLAAIKVLSADSRQGLREFLTEIKVITEVEHENLVKLYGCCVEGTHRILVYGYLENNSLAQTLLGGGHSSIQFSWETRRKICVGVAQGLAFLHEEISPHIIHRDIKASNILLDKDLTPKISDFGLAKFIAPNLTHISTRVAGTAGYLAPEYALRGQVTRKADIYSFGILLLEIVSGRSNTNRRLPVEDQYLLERRDLQAWVLHEKGELLRLVDTSLNENFDVEEATRFLKISLLCTQDMPKLRPSMSTVVSMLLGEIHVDDKEISKPGLLSELPNTNDDGRGQKTSYASSSGLGKLDNSSSSENMTTSFGTMTFNSIYDRSN
- the LOC133875066 gene encoding cold-responsive protein kinase 1-like isoform X6 is translated as MTCFPFCFRKKGTSSDKQTIEDDEELTGIKNFNLYTYKELRDATNDFSPASKIGEGGFGSVYKGRLKNGSLAAIKVLSADSRQGLREFLTEIKVITEVEHENLVKLYGCCVEGTHRILVYGYLENNSLAQTLLGGGHSSIQFSWETRRKICVGVAQGLAFLHEEISPHIIHRDIKASNILLDKDLTPKISDFGLAKFIAPNLTHISTRVAGTAGYLAPEYALRGQVTRKADIYSFGILLLEIVSGRSNTNRRLPVEDQYLLERAWVLHEKGELLRLVDTSLNENFDVEEATRFLKISLLCTQDMPKLRPSMSTVVSMLLGEIHVDDKEISKPGLLSELPNTNDDGRGQKTSYASSSGLGKLDNSSSSENMTTSFGTMTFNSIYDRSN
- the LOC133875065 gene encoding ABC transporter G family member 10; its protein translation is MELPVKGPVSGGRRVPYRIETKNLSYKLCGTPKRAPKFILKHVSCEARPGEITAIAGPSGAGKTTLLEALAGMISSQRKVSGQVLVNDWPIDVNLFRRISGYVSQEDALFPLLTVQETLMYSALLRLRGGRKEAAIKVKDLMKELGLEHVASTMISGGGSNCGISGGERRRVSIGVDLVHDPAVLLIDEPTSGLDSASAFLVVSLLRSMVVNQGKTIILTIHQPSFRILELFDRIVLLSNGFVMHNGSLSLLEERLMLAGHGIPPHVNVLEFAIDVIESLVIQIPENSEENSEHSNNGKEKLLFFANSRFEEILILGRRFCSNIFRTKQLFATRVIQALIAGFVLGTIFLNVGNEQGKVALQTRIGFFAFSLTFLLSSTTEGLPIFLQERRILMNETSRGAYRVSSYVMANTLVFIPFLLMVGLLYTTPVYWLVGLRKEIDGFLYFSLVVWMVLLMSNSFVACFSALVPNFIMGTSVIAGLMGSFFLFSGYFISKENIPSYWIFMHYLSLFKYPFECFLINEYGGEQGRTRCLTFVEGQCTLSANLFLRQQDLKESQKWSNLAVILGFIIGYRVLCFFILWFRCYKTRS
- the LOC133875066 gene encoding cold-responsive protein kinase 1-like isoform X1; translation: MCACGIRIHDNYVPKLLGRKKGTSSDKQTIEDDEELTGIKNFNLYTYKELRDATNDFSPASKIGEGGFGSVYKGRLKNGSLAAIKVLSADSRQGLREFLTEIKVITEVEHENLVKLYGCCVEGTHRILVYGYLENNSLAQTLLGGGHSSIQFSWETRRKICVGVAQGLAFLHEEISPHIIHRDIKASNILLDKDLTPKISDFGLAKFIAPNLTHISTRVAGTAGYLAPEYALRGQVTRKADIYSFGILLLEIVSGRSNTNRRLPVEDQYLLERRDLQAWVLHEKGELLRLVDTSLNENFDVEEATRFLKISLLCTQDMPKLRPSMSTVVSMLLGEIHVDDKEISKPGLLSELPNTNDDGRGQKTSYASSSGLGKLDNSSSSENMTTSFGTMTFNSIYDRSN
- the LOC133875066 gene encoding cold-responsive protein kinase 1-like isoform X7; its protein translation is MTCFPFCFRKKGTSSDKQTIEDDEGIKNFNLYTYKELRDATNDFSPASKIGEGGFGSVYKGRLKNGSLAAIKVLSADSRQGLREFLTEIKVITEVEHENLVKLYGCCVEGTHRILVYGYLENNSLAQTLLGGGHSSIQFSWETRRKICVGVAQGLAFLHEEISPHIIHRDIKASNILLDKDLTPKISDFGLAKFIAPNLTHISTRVAGTAGYLAPEYALRGQVTRKADIYSFGILLLEIVSGRSNTNRRLPVEDQYLLERAWVLHEKGELLRLVDTSLNENFDVEEATRFLKISLLCTQDMPKLRPSMSTVVSMLLGEIHVDDKEISKPGLLSELPNTNDDGRGQKTSYASSSGLGKLDNSSSSENMTTSFGTMTFNSIYDRSN
- the LOC133875066 gene encoding cold-responsive protein kinase 1-like isoform X2 gives rise to the protein MCACGIRIHDNYVPKLLGRKKGTSSDKQTIEDDEGIKNFNLYTYKELRDATNDFSPASKIGEGGFGSVYKGRLKNGSLAAIKVLSADSRQGLREFLTEIKVITEVEHENLVKLYGCCVEGTHRILVYGYLENNSLAQTLLGGGHSSIQFSWETRRKICVGVAQGLAFLHEEISPHIIHRDIKASNILLDKDLTPKISDFGLAKFIAPNLTHISTRVAGTAGYLAPEYALRGQVTRKADIYSFGILLLEIVSGRSNTNRRLPVEDQYLLERRDLQAWVLHEKGELLRLVDTSLNENFDVEEATRFLKISLLCTQDMPKLRPSMSTVVSMLLGEIHVDDKEISKPGLLSELPNTNDDGRGQKTSYASSSGLGKLDNSSSSENMTTSFGTMTFNSIYDRSN
- the LOC133875066 gene encoding cold-responsive protein kinase 1-like isoform X3 — encoded protein: MCACGIRIHDNYVPKLLGRKKGTSSDKQTIEDDEELTGIKNFNLYTYKELRDATNDFSPASKIGEGGFGSVYKGRLKNGSLAAIKVLSADSRQGLREFLTEIKVITEVEHENLVKLYGCCVEGTHRILVYGYLENNSLAQTLLGGGHSSIQFSWETRRKICVGVAQGLAFLHEEISPHIIHRDIKASNILLDKDLTPKISDFGLAKFIAPNLTHISTRVAGTAGYLAPEYALRGQVTRKADIYSFGILLLEIVSGRSNTNRRLPVEDQYLLERAWVLHEKGELLRLVDTSLNENFDVEEATRFLKISLLCTQDMPKLRPSMSTVVSMLLGEIHVDDKEISKPGLLSELPNTNDDGRGQKTSYASSSGLGKLDNSSSSENMTTSFGTMTFNSIYDRSN
- the LOC133875066 gene encoding cold-responsive protein kinase 1-like isoform X4, with translation MTCFPFCFRKKGTSSDKQTIEDDEELTGIKNFNLYTYKELRDATNDFSPASKIGEGGFGSVYKGRLKNGSLAAIKVLSADSRQGLREFLTEIKVITEVEHENLVKLYGCCVEGTHRILVYGYLENNSLAQTLLGGGHSSIQFSWETRRKICVGVAQGLAFLHEEISPHIIHRDIKASNILLDKDLTPKISDFGLAKFIAPNLTHISTRVAGTAGYLAPEYALRGQVTRKADIYSFGILLLEIVSGRSNTNRRLPVEDQYLLERRDLQAWVLHEKGELLRLVDTSLNENFDVEEATRFLKISLLCTQDMPKLRPSMSTVVSMLLGEIHVDDKEISKPGLLSELPNTNDDGRGQKTSYASSSGLGKLDNSSSSENMTTSFGTMTFNSIYDRSN